A window of Mycolicibacterium holsaticum DSM 44478 = JCM 12374 genomic DNA:
GGGCTTTTCGGTACGCCACCTGATGGTGAGCAAGGTGCGGGGCCGATTCGCGGACTTCAGCGGCGCCATCACCGTCGCGGCCGACGGCACCCCTTCGGTGAGCGCGGATGTTTCCACCGCGTCGGTGGACACCGGCAACGAGCAGCGCGACACACACGTGAGGGCGGCCGATTTCTTCGACGTCGAGAAGTATCCGACCGCGACGTTCACCTCGACCGGGGTGCGCCGCGACGGCGACGACTACGTCCTCGACGGCGACCTGACGATCAAGGGCATCACCCGGCCGGTCAGCTTCGCGCTGGAGTTCAACGGTGTCAACCCGGGTATGGGCCAGGGCGAGGTCGCCGGGTTCGAGGCGGTGGTGGTCTTGAACCGCCGCGACTTCGGTATCGACATCGACCTGCCGCTCGAGACCGGTGGCGCGGTGGTCGGCGACAAGGTCACCGTCACCCTGGAGATCGAGGCGACCAAACAGCAGTAACGCGGCCCGCGGGTCACGTTTTCAGCTGCATCGGCGGTGGGCTCTCGTCGGGAACCACCAGGGCGACGATCGTCTCCAGAACCCAGAACACGATGGTCGACGTCAGGATCGCGGCGCCGGGGAGCAGGACGACGGGCAATGCGACGAGCACCAGCAGTGCCAGCGCGCCCGGCACGTCCTTGCCCCACCCGGCGCCGCCCTTGCCCTGCAGGATCGCCGACATCCGCACCGCGGCCCACATGATCCAGCGCCGCAGCAGGCTGACCCCGTCGCGTTGCATCTGACGGCGGAACCGGTAGTCGGCGTGCCTGCGGTCGCAGCCGGTGCGCTCGGGATGGCGCCACAGGTAGTCGTGGAGGACGGCCGCACGTGCATAGCGGCCGGCGCGCGGGATGAACCAGGCGACCACGCCCGGCACCGATACCAGATCGGTGGCGAAGTCCTGCGGCACCTCGAAGTCTTGGTTGAAGCCGTCGAAGGTCAGGGGCTGGGTGGTGCGCCACTCGTCCCAGGCGCTCTCCTTGAAGATCTTCTTCGCCGCGCGCAACGTGTCCAACTCGTCGGCCGTGAGTTGACGGACGTGCACGACGGCGTGTTTGTGGATGGGTGCGCAACGCTGCGTCATTTTGCAGGTATAGCAAGGCCCCGCGATTTGTGTGCGTTTTGTTGCGCTGGGCGCTCTGAAACGCACACAAATCACATCAGGCGGCCACTTCGGCGAGCTCGCCGAGCTCGCAGAGCGCCACCAGGATGGGTGCATAGGGGAGCCGCGCTAGGCGGCCTGTATGTGCAACGTTTAGTATCAGTAACCGCGCGGCCACCCTTAGCCAAGGGCGAGCGCGCCCATAGGGCACACTGAGACAACCGTCCTAGAAACACAGCCCCGCTGGACAGGAGATCGAGGAGC
This region includes:
- a CDS encoding YceI family protein: MTTAVNTGLSTGTWAIDPVHSTVGFSVRHLMVSKVRGRFADFSGAITVAADGTPSVSADVSTASVDTGNEQRDTHVRAADFFDVEKYPTATFTSTGVRRDGDDYVLDGDLTIKGITRPVSFALEFNGVNPGMGQGEVAGFEAVVVLNRRDFGIDIDLPLETGGAVVGDKVTVTLEIEATKQQ
- a CDS encoding DUF1353 domain-containing protein; its protein translation is MTQRCAPIHKHAVVHVRQLTADELDTLRAAKKIFKESAWDEWRTTQPLTFDGFNQDFEVPQDFATDLVSVPGVVAWFIPRAGRYARAAVLHDYLWRHPERTGCDRRHADYRFRRQMQRDGVSLLRRWIMWAAVRMSAILQGKGGAGWGKDVPGALALLVLVALPVVLLPGAAILTSTIVFWVLETIVALVVPDESPPPMQLKT